Genomic segment of Xanthobacter dioxanivorans:
CGCAGGTAGCGGGATGTCTGCGTCCAGTTCAGCGGCAGGTATTCGGCGGCGACGTCGCGCATGCTTCCACTCAGAAGCGTGCCGGGCATGAACCACGTCTTCAGCCGGAACGGGCTGTCCGGAATGCCGAGGAAGCCATAACCCGTCACCATCATTCCCGAAAGAAGGGTTACGTCTCGAAGCCGATCCGCGTGGTTCCACAGCTCCTTTGTCAGCGTGATCGGCTCCGCTCCGAGGTGGCCGAGCGCCACGACGCTTTTCGATTCGATGAGGTCGACCGCATCGGCGGCCGAGCGCCATCTGCCAGCGCCCGACGCATCCACCCGCTTGAACTGGTCGGGCTTGTTCATGGAATGCAGCTCCTCAGTGCCTCCACGCCATCTCGCGGGGGCAATCGCAAAGCCCAACCTTCGGCAGACAGTGGCGCCATGTCAACACCGTTGTTGACGACTTGAGTCTGTCCTTTTAGCTTCGTTGGGCCCGCGTTCAACAGCCGTGCTCAGGGGCCGTTTGGTGTTCGCGTGAGGAGGCCAGAGGCGGAAAACAATTATGTCGCGACAGAAGACAATTATTACATGCGCGATCACCGGTGCGATACACACGCCGACCATGTCAGATGCTTTGCCCTATCTGCCGGATGACATCGCGGGCCAGGCGATCGATGCCGCCCGGGCCGGGGCCGCGATCCTGCATCTGCACGCCCGCAATCCGCACGACGGATCGATTTCGATGGAGCCCGCCGACTTCGCGCGTTTCCTTCCGGTCATCAAGCAGGCGACGTCGGCGGTGGTGAACATTTCCACCGGCGGCAGCATGACGAGCACGATCAGCGATCGCCTCGCTCCGGCCATGGCGGCGCGCCCGGAGATGTGCTCGCTAAACATGGGCAGCATGAATTTTTCCTTCCACCCTCTCGCCGAGCGGTATGAGAACTGGAAATTCGATTGGGAAAAGGCCTACGTAGCCAACAGCAAGAGTTATATTTTTAGAAACACGTTCGCAGATATCGAAGAGGTCGCGCAAACGCTCGCGCCGCATGATGTCAAATTCGAGCATGAAATATACGACGTCGGTCACCTGTACAATTTGAAGTTTTGCATGGATACGGGCCT
This window contains:
- a CDS encoding BKACE family enzyme, whose protein sequence is MSRQKTIITCAITGAIHTPTMSDALPYLPDDIAGQAIDAARAGAAILHLHARNPHDGSISMEPADFARFLPVIKQATSAVVNISTGGSMTSTISDRLAPAMAARPEMCSLNMGSMNFSFHPLAERYENWKFDWEKAYVANSKSYIFRNTFADIEEVAQTLAPHDVKFEHEIYDVGHLYNLKFCMDTGLFKAPIFLQFVLGILGGIGADLDNLVFLKRTADRLFGDAYRWSVLGAGAAQMPLAAAAVQLGGHVRVGLEDSLYVSRGRLAVSNAEQVAKVRRILEDLGHDIATPDEARTMLGLKGGDQVGF